ggcagagctgggaaaacaaCCCCCATCTCCTGCCTCATTCTGGCCAGAAGATCCCAAACAGCTTCCCCCCACCCTCCAGGGAACCCTAATCTCCTCCCCCAGACTGGCACAGGGTTCTCAGTCTATTCCCTCTGCTTGGCCAGGGGAGCCGCAACACCTCCCCCTACACCAGGGAACCAAAATCTCCTCCTTTGGCTTGGGGTCTCCTCATTCTGCCTGACCAGGGAACTCCAAGAGCAACCCCCTCACAATCTCCTCCTTCAGCTTGACATGGGGACCCAAATCTTCTTCATGCTGACTAGGGGAACCCAAATAACCCCCTCTCCCCGGCAACACCAACCTCCTTTTCTGCCTGACCAGGGCACTCCCGATCTCCTCCCCCATTCTAACATGGGGAACCCAATCTCCTCCCTCATCCAGGTACAGAGTCCCCAGACTGACCAGAAGACCACAAaccctcccttctcccccagGGGACCCCGATCTGCTCCCTCAGCTGACAGCCTCCTCCTCTACTCTGACATTGGAACTCCAAACACCCCCGTTTTCCGCCTCCAATTTCCTTCCTTCACCTGGTGCAGGATCCCAAATATCCTCTCTCATCCTGAACAGGGTACCCCAATCACCCCCCTCTCCCCTAGGGGACCCTCATGTCTCCCCGATCCTGGCGAGAGGAGTCCAAACACACCCTCTTCCAGCAAGACCCCTGGCACCGCCCTCAGCCCAGCCAGGGGACTCCAAGCTCCTCCCTCGGCCTGACTCGAAGACCCCCAAACATCCCCTTTTCCCTCAGGTAACCCCAACCTCCTCCCTCATTCTGACCCCGGGTCCCCAACCCGGCTCCCTCCGCCCCATCCAAGCCCTCCAGGGGTCCCGCCGCGGTCCGCTCTGTACCCGCTAGACTGCGGAAGAACATTGAGTGCGTATCTCGCAGGTTCCCgttctccagcagcaccagcgtGCGGGCCCCCCCCCTcagcgcccgccgccggcgccgccagcacagccagcaggccGCACACCGCCACAGTGAACGCCGCCATCTTAGTCCCACTCGCCGAAGCACCTCAGAGGCGGGCAACCTTCAGCCAATCAGCGCCAGAACCGAGCAGGCTCCAGCCAATCAGCGACAGACACCTCCGCGACGCCGGGACGCAGCGCAAGCGCCGTGGCGCCCTATCACGGCCTCTGTCGCGACAGCGCTACCGCGACTCAGCGCGGCCGCCGTGCACAAGGGAGGGCCCATCGCCGTCCCCTCCCTCCTGCGCGGCGACAGCAGCCACGGGGGCCCGGCTGCCCGCTTCCGCCGTGGGTCAGGAACGGTGGGCGCGGGAGCTGGCATTGCCCCTCCCGCGCTTGGTGTGGGCGCTGggagccaagggcagggactGCAGGCGGAACGGCCGGGCTTGGGGCACGGTGCCGGCCCAGCCTGCGGCCCCCTCGGAGCTTTCGGGAGCTGCAAGAGGAGAGGAACGGGTTGTGGTGGGTGAGTGCAGGACCCCAAAATGCGGCTGTATCCTGCGAGAAACCCATGAGAGGTCAAGAGGTTGAGGCAGAATTGCTGGTGGGTGCGTCGCCATATGATTTCTCaaggaaatggaggaaaatgaaGAGTGCCGGCGATATCTGGGAAAAGGGGATTACCTTGGTCTAGGTGAAGGATCTGGCTGGCTCGCCGGGATCAGAAGTAGTTACCGGCGGTGGTCTTGCTGGCGCTGGTGTCGCTATCGCTCCTGTCCAGTACCAGCCTGTAGTGGTCTTCCTCGAGCTGCAGGTGGCAAACGCTGTCAGCAGCGCCAGCAATAAGGCAAAATTGGTAAAATGGGCTAGAAATGGAGGATAATGGGCCTTACTGCTGGCTCCCTGCTCTCATTCGAGGAGCTTGTCTGGCCAGGttggggctgtggcagggctggaaccACTGTGGGAAGAAATGTTAAGGGTAGTTGTGTGTAGAACAATCACCACTCTCCTTGACTGCACTCCCTGATCCCAACACTGTTCAGAAATTCCCGTGGGATCCGCACCACGTGCCACCTTTGTTATTCAAACTTCCCAGGCAAACTTTACGTGGAAGATGTGAGCACATGCAGCCCAAGCATGACCTGCCAAGCATGGCAGAGCTGCATGCCTGCATCACCTTCCTGTCCCCCACAGCACCCTCCTCTCccctgggcactgtcccctAACCTGCAGGCAGGTGGGTTTTTTGAATCACAGACTCTGGAACTTTCCAGCAGCCGCTCTCCTCATCCCAGATGGATTCCTGCCTGACCCTCTCTAGGTTGCTGTAGTTGCAGTCGTGCCGGACGAGGGACTGCACCtgatccagcagctgctggcaagaGCATCAGGATGGTGTTTAGGTAATCcatcttttccagcccaaactgcAACTGCAGGTCTTTGAGCTCGGTCTCAGCAGCCCGGAGCTGGACACAAAACATCAGGATTATAAGGCAGAGAGACCAGTGGATACTATGAGTACAGAAATTTGCCTGGCAGAGAAAGACACTCAGGAAAGCTtcaatatttggaaaaatttctAATTTAGATACAGATTGGGATGAAATTTGTGTAGAGAGATTATTCCTTGtctgttttaaataatgttttatcATGTTTCTCCATAGTGATGATTTTGTAATGAACCTGAACCTTACTGGCGTATTCTTGGAACTCTTGGAAGTTCCTAACTTCGGTTAAAAAGGTGTGATATTTCTTTGATATCCTAAATACCCAAATTAAGCAAGTCCTTTGTATGCAGAACTAGGACTGTACACACAAATGTCAATGTTTTTGCAGACCCTCTGATTCTGCCACAAAATATCAGAGCAAAACtgattttcaaatgttttgaaaatgtagattttaaatgtaaaatttaagaGCATTACTTGTATGTTTCATTTCTTGCGCCAGAAAGTGTGCTCAGaagtggcaggagctgcagcagatcCGTAGGTCAGCAGAGGGAGTTGTATCCCCTCCCATCCCAacacatcctcctcctgctaAGTGTCACACACCGAGCCTTTAAAACTGGTGGCGTTTGGGCTTGAAAAGCTTAATCCCCCAGCTGAGGGATGTTGCATCTGGGATTTCATAAAAGCTCACACAAACAGTGTAGTGTATGAAATACTGACACAGCCAGAGTCATTCCCTAAACCTACTGCCCTAAGCCCTGTAACATATAAAATGGGGATGTGGAGGAAGGAACTGCTCCCTCACTTTTTCCTGTGCCTTCTCCAGCATCTTGCTGTTGGCTCAGACCTTCTCCTGGATGGAGTCATAGACATGGAGGAGAGCCTACTCACTGCTGTCCTCATTGGATTCCTACAGTGCAGccaccagctgcagcctccGCTCGTCTGCACATTTCTTCCGACgtttgtgctttttcttcagGTCCTTGTTCTGAGCCTGTTCCCCCTGAccacctgctgctccagcatctgcagcctggagaaggggaaCACTGAGCTCAGTGGTACTAAGAACCAGCTTCACAAGTGTGGAGGATGCATGTTCTTCCACGGGTGACATTTGGGGAGATACAGAAAACTGGGAATTATGATAAAATTTTCTGCCCTGAGTAATTGTGGTAGATTCTGCTTGCTGTTAACAGTTTCTATCATTaaaagaatcccagaatggtttgggttgggatggACCTTAGGgccatctcatcccaccccctgccatgggcagggacactttccactctcccaggttgctccaacactgtccagcctggccttggacacttccagggatcacGGGGCAGACACAGTTTCTATGGGCAAAATCCTCCACAAAGGCAAAGCATGTGTTACTCTAAGCACCTAAGTCAACAAGGATGTCCAGAAATCCATACCTATGCTCACAAAATTCTCTTTAAACCCCTTGTTTTgtgtaatttatatttaaattcttattGAAATAAACATTGAAtatattactattttttttttcaaagatgcaCAAAAGGTGCCAAAATTACAcagagaattattttaaatagaggATGTGGGAGTGTTAGAGCTGAAAGCCACAGCATGGCTTCCATTTTGGGGCAGTATCAGCCATAGTTGATGGTTTGTGTGACCTCAGCATTGTTAATGGAGCAGCACAGGCCTGTGTTTGAAATCATGCTCTGATATGGAAATAAAGCCATTCTTTTGTCTGCACAGGATCCGGAGCAGAGCAGATAGCTCAGGTTGGCCAGCACTAGCTCAAGTTGGCTGATAACCCCTTCACTGTTAACAGCCTCTTAATTATCTCTAAACCCTCTGAAATGGCTCATTCTCCTCCAGAACTGACCTGCTATTCTGCTGCAATGCACCTGCCAGGCaaccttccctttcctttgcttAATACACAACTGGATCCAAGGATTCAATCcttgctctgctgagctgccccaATGTGTACCGCTTGAGCAGGCGGCTTTGAAATCCCCACACATGTGGAACCAAACCCTTCTGCCCAATCTGGACAGAACCCACATTTAACAATGTGATTAGAAGGGCATTTTCCCTTGTTTGCCACAAAATAGGTTTCAGTCTTGCAATAGGACTAGTCCTGCAATAGGACCACTAACATTCGATATCAAATCCAAATGAAGGGTTTCTTTGGAGAGTTCTCCATTAACAGACAGAATTGCCCATAACTTACAGACACTGCTGTTCTGCATTTCATAGCAGCTCCTTGATCCAGGAGAGATCCAACAGAGTGAGCACATGCCACAGGAAATCTGAAAGACTGGTTAAAACCCACAGAACTGTTTAGAATCAGACTCTGTCACAGCCTATCTTGGGTTGAGCTTTCCTAATTGTAGTATAGTTCCGCACAATCAAGTAAGtgaaaaatcagcagaatttgcttaaattgtgttttctggagcagcccaggccaCCATGCTGCTTCAGTCTGTGCTGGTGTACTCTGGCAGAAGGAATTCTCTCAGGACAGCTctcacacagagaaaacctTGAGCCTGGTTGATTTTGAGATGTGCTAAGCATGAGTCTTGAGCCTGCATTCCTCATATCCTAGCCATGTCCTCcaggccctggcagtgcccctgAAATGGGATTATTCGGAAACTTTGCTGTTAGTTCTGGATGATGTGCTGCAAACACAGTGAGATGCACAAGTTGGAGGCAAAAGTGGCCTCAGTGATGGAAAGAGTCCATCCATGAGCCACAGGACAGCTGCTGCCTTACCTGTAGGGACATGAGAGGGCTCCAAGTGCCCTTCAAGGACCTCTTTCACGAGGAAAAGGAGGCATCTCCATAACCTGTGTGGGCACTTAAAGCTCCCCTGCCTGCAACTCCAGGCAGCATTTGTTACCAGGAACACACACTTTTTGGCATCCACATTTGCTGAATTGAACATCTCCATTTTTCTGTCATAATTCTGGTGCTTGGCCTCACTGAGTGCTGCAGGGAACAGCTCTTCATCCACTCCAACAGGGCAAAGTTAGTTTTGGGGCAAAaacagcctggaggagagaaggctccaggcagaccTTAGAGCTTGTCCCGGTGCCTAAAAGGGCtccaagaaagctggagagggactttggacaaaAGGCTGGAGTGCcaagacaagggggaatggcttcccactgccagaggacagggtcaggtgggatactgggaagaaatccttccctgtgagggtgggcaggccctggcacagggtgcccagagaagctgtggctgcccctgcatccctggaagtgtccaagggcaggctggatggggcttggagcaccctgggacagtggaaggtgtccctgcccacagcagggggtggaatgggatgagcatTAAGGTCCATCCCACTCAAACCAGTCCAAAATTTTAACTCACATGTGCCTGGTTTGGGGTTGCACTgacagctggagctcagcagctgtggtgTCATGGCAGAaggcacctgctgctgcctgtggatgctgcccaggggacagctggCACAAGCAGGAATGTCACTGACCtggcaagcagcagctgctggtctGTGGGCAGGCAAACCTCCAGGGCAGTGACGgctcctgcactgcccctgCTCAGCCCACCACTGTCTGTGATGgtcccaggtgctgctgggtcctggagaaaggaggaaaacaaaggcTGTAGCTCTTGAGAGACGCAGTGAGAGTCCTGGGGGAGATGAAGCACAATGTTACCCACTCAGGTTTGTTCATCCCGAGGGGACAAGGAGCCTGGAGGGTACCTGGGCTGATGTTGGCTCTTCATGTGCTGCAGCAACAGCGTCTTCATATGAAGGTGTGTGGTCAGAGGTCCTTCTAGTCCTTATGTCACCTGAAAATAGGAAATTCCCACAATGTTGGTACTGAGCTGTGCAAAACTATGCAAAACTAGACATAAATCTGTGAAACTGTCTCCCGAAGCCTTTACCCAAAGCTAGGAATGACGTGCCTGAAGGGAAAAGGGCTGTCATTCACCTACTTCTACTGGTAAgtaaaaagcatgaaaaacGGAGAGGGTGCATCAGGTAAGGTTTGTAGATTGTACAGGGCTGGGATAGCCTGGCTCCAAAAATAATCAATTTCAGAGCCTGGGGTTGCACatgaggggaggagaggggaggcaAGGTGAGGAATATCTGCCTTGCAGCGAGCAGTGGTGTGGATAATCCACTGGGAGAGCAAGTGCTGCAGCACATTTGCATTCAGAGGAAGAGACTGCAGCAGCCACCCCGGCCTCAGGAATGAGAGtccagtgggatggggacagagcagTGACCTCTGCTCCAGAGACACATTGCCCTCAGTCAGGGGGAACTCTGCTACGTGAGCAAAAAGCAggcatttcattaaaaattgagGTTTTTCATTACCTCAGGGCTCACAGGATTGGGTCAGGGTCAAGCTGGTCCCAACAGGGAAAGAAGTcagggaaacagggaaacaGACAAAGCTGGGACAGAGTCTTAAATCTGGTCCAGGTGAGGCAGaaaccctgctcctgctgtagATAAGGGTGGGCTGAGAGCACAgactgctgcagccaggcagcacttgctgcagtggcagcactTGCTGCCTTTTAAAGGCTGCAGTGGCTGTCACAGATCTGAGTGCAAAAACAGTCCCTGCTCCTGAGGGAGCCTGGACTTGGCTGCACAGCCTCTACCTGCCTCCTCCACACCTGCTTCCTTCCTGAGGAGGCCCTGGAGAACAGACATCTTGAGATCAAAGTCATCCCTCAGGCTGCTGATGTCCTTCTCCAGGCATGCACTGGACACCTGCTCGGCTTGGTAGctggcctggagctgggccagcctctcctggtgctcctgcaAGGCACAGCAACAGTCCTGTGACTGTACCCGAAGTCACATCCAGGTGCATTCCAGGTCACATCTTATGCTTTTCCCAATACAACTTCACCATCAGTATTCAGTGACTTTTTCTGTGACTTAAGTTTACACAGTAGTGATTGCTGTTGACGAAAGTGACTGTTCAGACCTAAAAATGGCTGCCTTTAGTGGTTGTGGTGCACTGGAATGAACTTTCTAAAGAGCAAGAGGAGAGTTTTGTTTCCCTCTGGCTCCTCGTTCTTCCTCCTGGCTTGGtattcctctttttcctcatctttgtACTGTTCCCAACACCTTTGACTACTGCTTTCCTCAACTCTATTCCTCCCTTTTCTGACAATTTCACATGTACTTCCTCTAAAACTTCTTCTGGAAATCCATTCCAATCCATGCCCAGAGAGGTGGGAACAAGAGGTGGGTTGTAATAAGGCACATGGCCTTCATAACACATGGTCTTTTCATAGGAGAAGTCCAAGGATTacaaaatagaaatagaaaaagagaagtgtTCTGGAAAGGCTGAACCATATTTGTAATGATTACTATGAAAAAGCTTTAGTCAAAGCCACTCTGGGATATCTCTTCCCAACTTACTTCTCTGAtgagctgcttctctgcttccAGACCCACCAGGGCTTTGAAGCAGGGAGCTGGATTTGCTCCCAGgtgagcagcctcagcaggtAGAAGCCctacaaagcaaagcagaaataaaaatcactcAGAGTCACTGGGTGGGATTGTCTGCAGAATTCCTGGAAAGGGAACAAAGAAGCTGGGTGTCAGAAAAGAACATGGCAAACCTTCAAACCGTGCTTGCTGCCAAAACGCTGCTGGCCTGGGGCTCCACAGGTgtgaggagaaagagagagaggttCCAGCTTCAGGGGAAATATAGAAGTGAATGTAATTATATGGTATTGATAAATACAAGTAgctctttcaaagaaaaacaggatACTTGTTTCCAGGGCTATGCTACAGATTTGGGAGGTAGCATAGCATAAAAGACACTGGGAAGATGAATAATGGAAATTATCTTCTTTGTTAACAGCTCTTTTtgaaagggggaagaaagggggaaaaagtcATCCTACAGCCTTATTCCCATGCTGAAAGTTGCCCTTCTTTAGGGGCTAATTCTCCAAAGGTGATCAGCTCCCTAAAGACTGCTCTTCCCCATTTGCTCCTACATttcccattcctgctccagAGGACAGAGCAAGTGTGCtgaggctgggctgagctctcAAGCACTGTCATAAGGAGGGCAAAACTTCTCTTGTAGTGTCAAAAATTCACATTGTAGGGGAATAGGGGCTGAATGCttactttaaaaacatacatatatatatttaatatagaaTTTTACTGTattgtttcttttgcagttcatttttgttcttccagCTGAAACCTCTCTCTTTTGACCAAACTGACCAAATTCTAGCCCACAATCATCAAAAATAAACAAGGACTTGAATCATG
The Sylvia atricapilla isolate bSylAtr1 chromosome 22, bSylAtr1.pri, whole genome shotgun sequence genome window above contains:
- the KIF17 gene encoding LOW QUALITY PROTEIN: kinesin-like protein KIF17 (The sequence of the model RefSeq protein was modified relative to this genomic sequence to represent the inferred CDS: inserted 4 bases in 3 codons; deleted 1 base in 1 codon; substituted 8 bases at 8 genomic stop codons); translation: MEGHNDTIFAHGQTGSRKSFTMQGVADPFSQKGIIPRAFEHIFXESVQCAESAKFLLRASXLEIYSEDIXDLLGADTKQKLELKEHPKQRVXVKGLSLHAVHSLAHCEPMDTGCRSRAVAFSLINKGASHSIFTVRMEICTVDKRGQDHLRAAKLNLVDPAGSERQSRTGATRERLKEATKXNLSPSALGSVISALVGGRCRHIPYRDSKLTRLLQDSLXGNTRTLMVMCMSLANDSYEESLSTFCYANRARNIRNKPCINKDPKDVLLREYQEEIKKLKAILAEQIGARDLSGLLPAEAAHLGANPAPCFKALVGLEAEKQLIREEHQERLAQLQASYQAEQVSSACLEKDISSLRDDFDLKMSVLQGLLRKEAGTSFLALGKGFGRQFHRFMSSFDPAAPGTITDSGGLSRGSAGAVTALEVCLPTDQQLLLARLQMLEQQVVXGEQAQNKDLKKKHKRRKKCADERRLQLVAALXESNEDSSEXALLHVYDSIQEKVXANSKMLEKAQEKLRAAETELKDLQLQFGLEKMDYLNTILMLLQQLLDQVQSLVRHDCNYSNLERVRQESIWDEESGCWKVPESVIQKTHLPAVVPALPQPQPGQTSSSNESREPALEEDHYRLVLDRSDSDTSASKTTAGNYFXSRRASQILHLDQAPESSEGAAGWAGTVPQARPFRLQSLPLAPSAHTKRGRGNASSRAHRS